The stretch of DNA CCCATCTCTTCCTATCCGGTCAACCAATCTCGCAAGCTCGGGCATGCGGTGGGCGGTCGTGAAGACCACACGCATCAGTGCGACCGCCTCGGGCGCCAGAGCGTGATCCAACAAGCTATTCCCGACCGCTCGCAGCCGGTCCTGAACGGACAAATGCCACGGCACTTCCCCTGACGGGATTAGCGTGCGGTCGACCATCCGCCGAACGACGGCCGCGAACAATTCCTCCTTGTTGGCATAGCGGGCATACAGGCTGGCCTTGCCCGCACCCGCCTGCACGACGACCTGATCGCAGCTCGTCGCATCGAACCCGAGCCGAAGGAACAGGTCCGTGGCGGCGTCAAGAATGCGACGATCGACCTCGCCGGCTTGGTCGGCGGATGGTCGGCCACCGCGTCGCCGCATTGCTGGATCGGGTTTCGGAACGGTCAGCGTTTGCATCACGCAACCATATAGGGCATTGCGCCGTTTAATAGAACTGAACGGTATAGTTCAGTTAAATATTGAGGTGCGTATGGCTGGAATGACACTCGAAGACCTCTCCGAGAAAATGGGCAAGATCGACTTCGGGATGCTCTCCACCCGCACCGGGGGCGGCGCAGTCGTAAGCCGGCCGATGAGCAACAACGGCGAGGTGGAATACCAGGGCGACAGCTTCTTCTTTACCGATGAGCGCGCGCGGATGGTCTCCGACATCGCGGGCGACGCCCAGGTCGGACTGACGTTCACCGGTGCTGCCGGCTTGCTAGGCGGCCCGCCGCTGTTCATCGCGGTGGAAGGCAATGCCGAGCTGATCCGCGACAAGGCGCAGTTCGTGACCCATTGGACAAAGGATCTCGACCGATGGTTCGAACAGGGAGTCGACACGCCCGGTTTGGTGATGATCCGGGTTCATGCAGACCGCATCCATTACTGGAACGGTAGCGACGAAGGCGAGATCGCGCTGTGAACGATGGTACGGGGCGGACGATCGCGCTGGCCGGTGCAACGGGCGATCTTGGCGGACGCTTGCTGTCGGCACTCATCCGTCGCGGCGTGGAGGTGCGTGCAGTGGTCCGCAGCACCACGCCGGCCGCCTCGCAGGATGCCGTGCGCGCCGGGGGCGGCACGCTGGTCCCGGTCGATTTTGCCGACGAGGCTGCGCTCACCGCTGCGCTGGCGGGTGTGGAATGCGTT from Sphingomonas sp. HMP9 encodes:
- a CDS encoding TetR/AcrR family transcriptional regulator: MQTLTVPKPDPAMRRRGGRPSADQAGEVDRRILDAATDLFLRLGFDATSCDQVVVQAGAGKASLYARYANKEELFAAVVRRMVDRTLIPSGEVPWHLSVQDRLRAVGNSLLDHALAPEAVALMRVVFTTAHRMPELARLVDRIGRDGGVACVARAIAGADATPDQIEHASSIAGRFIDMVFVPHQMRALIGDDRELLDAEAPRRIDDAIDLLSRAGCLHAADAS
- a CDS encoding pyridoxamine 5'-phosphate oxidase family protein, which codes for MAGMTLEDLSEKMGKIDFGMLSTRTGGGAVVSRPMSNNGEVEYQGDSFFFTDERARMVSDIAGDAQVGLTFTGAAGLLGGPPLFIAVEGNAELIRDKAQFVTHWTKDLDRWFEQGVDTPGLVMIRVHADRIHYWNGSDEGEIAL